A window of Sebastes umbrosus isolate fSebUmb1 chromosome 3, fSebUmb1.pri, whole genome shotgun sequence contains these coding sequences:
- the wbp1lb gene encoding WW domain binding protein 1-like b isoform X1, whose protein sequence is MRGVCSALNMGLFLHAVASVSPTESAADRSLLHCEGINNQSYICESGHCCGESQCCSYYYELWWFWLVWAIIFILSCCCVCHHRRTKHRLQQQQRQHEINLIAYREAHNYPSVPFYFRFLPNYLLPDYEEVVNRPPTPPPPYSALHTGPSSVASSPLAPEQQEGHCPTIQPTPVPPISDSLCCRPSIEEPQPPTLDFRPKPDNKPMQTAQESGMILLSDGLNREGLTSQEKRSESVDDSCKDPLLKDPSEGSAEDKDRLPNGRRRRFTGDSGIEVCVCSGTRGSGGFSGAGGTGQEGKELRELESLLGREGDDGEEEEEAEAEAEEEAGDFCDSCGHRASFGAEEEQAPGGPERRVARGPPGPPQPAHQIGSASLHPPVCLLLHTINEQEGPHHSASTEPQG, encoded by the exons AGCCTACTGCACTGTGAAGGCATTAACAACCAGAGCTACATCTGTGAGTCCGGACACTGCTGCGGGGAGTCTCAGTGTTGCAGCTACTACTATGAGCTCTGGT GGTTTTGGTTGGTATGGGCGATCATCTTCATtttgagctgctgctgtgtgtgtcacCATCGCCGCACAAAACaccggctgcagcagcagcaacggCAGCACGAGATCAACCTCATCGCTTACCGCGAAGCACACAACTACCCCTCTGTGCCCTTCTACTTCA gGTTTCTGCCAAACTACCTCCTGCCTGACTACGAAGAGGTGGTCAACCGGCCACCGACTCCTCCCCCTCCCTACAGTGCCTTACACACAGGCCCATCCTCAGTGGCTTCCAGTCCGCTGGCTCCTGAGCAGCAGGAGGGACACTGTCCGACCATCCAGCCCACTCCGGTGCCCCCGATCTCTGACAGTCTGTGCTGCAGACCCAGCATAGAGGAACCACAACCCCCCACCTTAGACTTTAGGCCAAAGCCTGACAACAAGCCCATGCAGACAGCGCAAGAGTCAGGCATGATACTGCTGTCAGATGGGCTCAACAGAGAGGGACTTACAAGCCAAGAGAAAAGAAGTGAAAGTGTGGACGACTCTTGCAAGGACCCCTTGCTGAAGGACCCGTCGGAGGGTTCTGCTGAGGACAAAGATCGACTCCCCAATGGAAGGAGGAGGCGATTCACGGGGGATTCTGGgattgaggtgtgtgtgtgcagcggcACACGTGGGAGCGGCGGCTTTAGCGGAGCTGGAGGGACAGGCCAGGAAGGCAAGGAGTTGAGGGAGTTGGAGAGTCTGCTGGGGCGCGAGGGAGACgacggcgaggaggaggaggaggcggaggcggaggcggaggaggaggcgggCGACTTCTGCGACAGCTGCGGCCATCGAGCCTCCTTCGgtgcagaggaggagcaggcaCCGGGCGGCCCGGAAAGGCGGGTCGCACGTGGGCCGCCGGGACCTCCTCAGCCGGCTCACCAGATAGGCAGCGCCTCGCTCCACCCTCccgtctgcctcctcctccacaccaTCAACGAGCAGGAGGGACCCCACCACAGCGCCAGCACTGAGCCGCAGGGCTGA
- the wbp1lb gene encoding WW domain binding protein 1-like b isoform X2 — MTRNLGPALSLLHCEGINNQSYICESGHCCGESQCCSYYYELWWFWLVWAIIFILSCCCVCHHRRTKHRLQQQQRQHEINLIAYREAHNYPSVPFYFRFLPNYLLPDYEEVVNRPPTPPPPYSALHTGPSSVASSPLAPEQQEGHCPTIQPTPVPPISDSLCCRPSIEEPQPPTLDFRPKPDNKPMQTAQESGMILLSDGLNREGLTSQEKRSESVDDSCKDPLLKDPSEGSAEDKDRLPNGRRRRFTGDSGIEVCVCSGTRGSGGFSGAGGTGQEGKELRELESLLGREGDDGEEEEEAEAEAEEEAGDFCDSCGHRASFGAEEEQAPGGPERRVARGPPGPPQPAHQIGSASLHPPVCLLLHTINEQEGPHHSASTEPQG, encoded by the exons ATGACTCGCAATCTGGGACCTGCACTG AGCCTACTGCACTGTGAAGGCATTAACAACCAGAGCTACATCTGTGAGTCCGGACACTGCTGCGGGGAGTCTCAGTGTTGCAGCTACTACTATGAGCTCTGGT GGTTTTGGTTGGTATGGGCGATCATCTTCATtttgagctgctgctgtgtgtgtcacCATCGCCGCACAAAACaccggctgcagcagcagcaacggCAGCACGAGATCAACCTCATCGCTTACCGCGAAGCACACAACTACCCCTCTGTGCCCTTCTACTTCA gGTTTCTGCCAAACTACCTCCTGCCTGACTACGAAGAGGTGGTCAACCGGCCACCGACTCCTCCCCCTCCCTACAGTGCCTTACACACAGGCCCATCCTCAGTGGCTTCCAGTCCGCTGGCTCCTGAGCAGCAGGAGGGACACTGTCCGACCATCCAGCCCACTCCGGTGCCCCCGATCTCTGACAGTCTGTGCTGCAGACCCAGCATAGAGGAACCACAACCCCCCACCTTAGACTTTAGGCCAAAGCCTGACAACAAGCCCATGCAGACAGCGCAAGAGTCAGGCATGATACTGCTGTCAGATGGGCTCAACAGAGAGGGACTTACAAGCCAAGAGAAAAGAAGTGAAAGTGTGGACGACTCTTGCAAGGACCCCTTGCTGAAGGACCCGTCGGAGGGTTCTGCTGAGGACAAAGATCGACTCCCCAATGGAAGGAGGAGGCGATTCACGGGGGATTCTGGgattgaggtgtgtgtgtgcagcggcACACGTGGGAGCGGCGGCTTTAGCGGAGCTGGAGGGACAGGCCAGGAAGGCAAGGAGTTGAGGGAGTTGGAGAGTCTGCTGGGGCGCGAGGGAGACgacggcgaggaggaggaggaggcggaggcggaggcggaggaggaggcgggCGACTTCTGCGACAGCTGCGGCCATCGAGCCTCCTTCGgtgcagaggaggagcaggcaCCGGGCGGCCCGGAAAGGCGGGTCGCACGTGGGCCGCCGGGACCTCCTCAGCCGGCTCACCAGATAGGCAGCGCCTCGCTCCACCCTCccgtctgcctcctcctccacaccaTCAACGAGCAGGAGGGACCCCACCACAGCGCCAGCACTGAGCCGCAGGGCTGA